The following nucleotide sequence is from Alteromonas sp. V450.
CAACTTAGCACTTGTGGCAGTTCGATACTCGCCCGTGCTTTCAGTTAGCTTATGCACTTTGCTAGCGGCAAGCTGCCATGTACCTTGATTATTTTTACAAGCAATCATCACGTTAAGTTCGCTCTGCGATCCAACTTGTGCTTGCCGGCAAAAACTATGTTCCGTATTTAAAAAAGATAGCTGTGGCGTCACTGTGACACCACTTGCCAATGTGGTAGCTTCACCCGTTAAGTTGTTATCTAATACAGACGATACACTAGCCCAATGTGACGGCTCGGTCGCTTCACTCCCCTGTTGATTTAGAAACACCAGTCCTGCTAGCGCAGCTACACTTGCTGCCACCGCAAATGGCGTCTGCCAAGCTGCACGTGTGCTGCGCTCGGCACTTTGCATCTTGTCTTTTGACGATATGGGTACAACATTCTCTGCAGCGGGTGCTTTAAGCGCCGATACTATGTTTTTATCATCCAGTAGACTAATAATTTCTTTAGGTAGCGCACCTGCTGTTGCCTTTTCAGCAGCGACTTTAACAACCCTATCTACTTCAGCAAGAGCAGCAAGTCTGTCTGAAATTGTCATGTCCAGCGCTATTGCTTCGCGGATCTCATCCATTTGCGCAGGCTCTAGCTCTCCATCTAAAAAAGCTGACAGTTTTTCATCGGTGAACATCACGATAGCACCTCGTTTTGACTATTTAACAAGTTAGAAATCTTCGCTCTTGCTCGAGCAAGACGGCTCATGATGGTACCCTTTGGCACTTGTAAAACGTCAGAGGCTTCGGCATAGCTCATTCCTTGTACAGCAACTAATGAGAGGGTTTCTCTTTGCTCGCAGGGCAAGTCATCCATCGCACTTGAAACCTGCTTTAGCGTGACAGCTTGTGTTATTACTTCATCCATATCAGCGTGGCAGCTCGCAGAATTCGCCTCATAAGAAAGCGTATCGTTCGCATGAACTCGTACTTTCTTTGCTCTATACTCATCTATCCAGCAGTTGCGACATACTCTGAATGCCCATGCCATGAGTGTAACTTGGTCAGGAAGTGGTTTGCTTAATAATCGTTCAATTGTGGTTTGGAGTAAATCATCGGCGTCGTGCAAATTACCCGTCAATGAATACGCAAACTTTCGCAAAGACGGAACAAGTTCAATCAACTCTTCTCTCATTTTCATGTACCTTTTCGAAGAATTCCGTTATTTATACCCTGTTAACGAGCCACTTAACTTTTTATTCCATGAAATTCGTATTTTTTTAAAAAAGATAAAAGGCGCGTAAGCGGAATTTTTTTTCTATTTATTCGTCACTACAAGACAATGGTCATACTCAGAAGCCGCTTTTTGCTTCGCTATCGAGTACAAAGAGCTTGGCACATTTTATGCCACTCTCACATGATGCGTTGATTCAATTAAACAATGGCGTAAGGTAACAAGATGAAGAATGCACTCATTGTGGGTATTGTAAGTTTGCTTGCAACATCGATATCACAAGCTCAACTTACAGGTACGTTAGATCAAGTGATATCTCCCGTGCGTCCCATCATTGATAGAGCACCTTCAGATTTAAATACCATTCGCGAGCAAGCACGACAAAAATTACAATCTTCTGTAAAAGACGCAGGCGAGTTATCTACGCTGTCTGTAGACATACTCGATAGCATTCCCACCCCTCGCTTTACTGTACCCGCCGCAAAAACGATTCTGTCTGCATCAGGACAGAAAATCATTGATGAGATTGTCGTTGAGAATGGCTTTCTTGCAGTAGAAAAGGAGTGGCTTTTTTTGGGTGAGGAAGCGGACAAAGTTCATTTTCATAATATGCATTTCACGATTGTAAAAGCCCAATATTTACCTGCATTCTCTCAATGGCTTTTTAAAGTTAAGGTGACAGGTAATGAGGATGAAGTGTTGCATATTCGCAACAGCTTACCTGAGAAACTACAGTCTCAAATCGGAAGAAACCACATTTACTTGTCGCAAAGCGGTAACGAAATCAACGAACGAGAGACAAAGCTTAAGCAGCAGATAACAGCACCAACACATAAATTAAGATCTCAAGTTTGCTCAATACCGCTGCGTATCGGTATGGTGGATACGCATGTATCGCCAACACATCCGTCACTTTCACATCTTACCCTCTCGCAAGCCTCCTTCATCAAAGGTCAGCAATTGGATAGCAACATCCCTGGAAATGTTGACGATAGTAAAGCGCTCATCAACACATCGAATACACAGTATGAGAGCGCCCCTTTTTCCTCTGAACACGGAACAGCTGTCGCCAGCTTGTTGGCCGCATCATTACCCCAATCCAGTCAGTTGTTTAATGCCAGTGTTTTTTATTCACGTAACAGTATTTCTCAAGGTGCGACATTAATGTCATTGATTGAAGGGCTTAACTATTTAGCATCGCAGCATGTAGATGCGATAAACATGAGCCTTGCTGGCCCAGACAACCCCATCCTGGCGCGCATAATAAAGCAATTGGATAAACAAGGTATTCAAATAGTAGCAGCGGTAGGAAATGAGGGGCCCGCGTCATTGCCCTTGTATCCTGCTGCCTACCCCGAAACGCTTGGCATTACGGCCGTCGACAACGCACATGTGATATACAGGTGGGCAAATCAAGGTGATCATGTGGATTTTGCTGCACTGGGTGTTTCGGTAGATGTCGCACATCCAAATGGAAAAACGGTTAGACAAACAGGTACCTCGATGGCCTCGCCTCGCGCCACAGCGCTATATGCCTGCTTTTTACGAGAAAAAAAAGGAAGAAATAGCGCCTTAGTAGCACTCAAGCAGTCGGCGTTTGATGCGGGCTCACCAGGACGAGATCGTGTGTTTGGTTTTGGTATATTACCTTGAACCCAAAAAGTACCGTCAGTATAGCTGGCTCACTAGAAATGAACATTAATGCCAACCTCTGCGATGGTTTCTTTATAATTTGCGCCTTCCACACTAGAAGCGAAGTCTCCATATTGGGTAGAAAGCCTGATATCAACGTTCTCATGAACTGCATAATCTGCACGCATTTTAACCACGTGTCTGTCATCTTCTCTGCCGATACCACCACTTTTTCTTGAAGCGTAATCTCTTACATCCAATTGATAAGCAAAGGTTATATCCAACGGTTTACTAAATATCGCGAACGGATACGTATACGCAAGGTCAATACCCCTACCTGAGTAGTCGAACACTGTATTTTGGGCCTTTTCATTTTGATACTTAAGTGCAATTTGAAAAAAGTCTTGCCCTTCAAAAAAGTAAAACAAGTCACTACGTACAGCAATGGCCTCGCTGTCTCGGTTTGGCTCATTCTCGGGTATATTTTCAAACTGCTTATCTATAATGTCGCTACTTATGCGTAAATAAGTGCGTTGTCCAAATAGTTTCCCTGCTGACATTCCGTATTGTTGGTAGGTTAAAAAGTCACG
It contains:
- a CDS encoding anti-sigma factor, with product MFTDEKLSAFLDGELEPAQMDEIREAIALDMTISDRLAALAEVDRVVKVAAEKATAGALPKEIISLLDDKNIVSALKAPAAENVVPISSKDKMQSAERSTRAAWQTPFAVAASVAALAGLVFLNQQGSEATEPSHWASVSSVLDNNLTGEATTLASGVTVTPQLSFLNTEHSFCRQAQVGSQSELNVMIACKNNQGTWQLAASKVHKLTESTGEYRTATSAKLLEDELDNMMASAPLNREQEERAIASLWQVNAVKGVNDEN
- a CDS encoding RNA polymerase sigma factor, with protein sequence MREELIELVPSLRKFAYSLTGNLHDADDLLQTTIERLLSKPLPDQVTLMAWAFRVCRNCWIDEYRAKKVRVHANDTLSYEANSASCHADMDEVITQAVTLKQVSSAMDDLPCEQRETLSLVAVQGMSYAEASDVLQVPKGTIMSRLARARAKISNLLNSQNEVLS
- a CDS encoding S8 family serine peptidase; its protein translation is MKNALIVGIVSLLATSISQAQLTGTLDQVISPVRPIIDRAPSDLNTIREQARQKLQSSVKDAGELSTLSVDILDSIPTPRFTVPAAKTILSASGQKIIDEIVVENGFLAVEKEWLFLGEEADKVHFHNMHFTIVKAQYLPAFSQWLFKVKVTGNEDEVLHIRNSLPEKLQSQIGRNHIYLSQSGNEINERETKLKQQITAPTHKLRSQVCSIPLRIGMVDTHVSPTHPSLSHLTLSQASFIKGQQLDSNIPGNVDDSKALINTSNTQYESAPFSSEHGTAVASLLAASLPQSSQLFNASVFYSRNSISQGATLMSLIEGLNYLASQHVDAINMSLAGPDNPILARIIKQLDKQGIQIVAAVGNEGPASLPLYPAAYPETLGITAVDNAHVIYRWANQGDHVDFAALGVSVDVAHPNGKTVRQTGTSMASPRATALYACFLREKKGRNSALVALKQSAFDAGSPGRDRVFGFGILP
- a CDS encoding outer membrane beta-barrel protein, translated to MNMQTSPFFQIKPLSAERGNTLILYIGAAALLGSCACFGAADSQPTNTKETNEERSEQNVLSFSGSGYFGYRHDSNVSVSELDTNSDVADGATQLDAQLKVTVKPNDKWETALSISQANTQYQTLSAFDLALTTLSASTSYAFDFAKLGLHYYHAGAKLDGRDFLTYQQYGMSAGKLFGQRTYLRISSDIIDKQFENIPENEPNRDSEAIAVRSDLFYFFEGQDFFQIALKYQNEKAQNTVFDYSGRGIDLAYTYPFAIFSKPLDITFAYQLDVRDYASRKSGGIGREDDRHVVKMRADYAVHENVDIRLSTQYGDFASSVEGANYKETIAEVGINVHF